From a region of the Penaeus vannamei isolate JL-2024 chromosome 2, ASM4276789v1, whole genome shotgun sequence genome:
- the LOC113801942 gene encoding uncharacterized protein gives MKSRFLLALMLALPLALMLALLLPVPASSTEATTAGSIWRSAFFRASLREEAVEEFRSGTELHCAHAAQRRDWCSLYCFEDTMCQLYNVTHPASRPNDAASGVACKTTAAVRPLCPDPFDSVPFLTDLGCLYRDDERRSWDAARNNCIALGGDLFVPAHSEQFIALNSYLFSKGYTAHRWVGLFSSTWIDGRPENDVWNSTEPNHSGDCGLMDPGHLLFDRACDKTYSAICQK, from the exons ATGAAATCCCGGTTCCTGCTGGCACTCATGCTGGCACTCCCGCTGGCTCTCATGCTGGCCCTCCTACTCCCTGTGCCAGCGAGCTCCACGGAGGCCACGACCGCCGGCTCTATATGGCGGTCGGCCTTCTTTCGAGCGAGCCTGAGGGAGGAGGCTGTTGAGGAATTTCGCTCCGGGACAGAGCTCCACTGCGCCCACGCGGCCCAGAGGCGCGACTGGTGCTCGCTCTACTGCTTCGAGGACACGATGTGCCAGCTGTACAACGTCACGCACCCAGCCTCGAGGCCCAACGACGCCGCTTCTGGTGTCGCCTGCAAGACCACCGCCGCCGTACGCC CTCTGTGTCCGGATCCGTTCGATTCGGTGCCGTTTTTGACGGACCTCGGCTGCCTGTACAGGGATGATGAACGGCGATCGTGGGACGCAGCTCGCAATAATTGCATAGCTCTTGGCGGAGACTTGTTCGTTCCTGCACACAGCGAGCAATTCATCGCCCTGAACAGTTACCTTTTTAGTAAAGGATATACAG CACATAGATGGGTCGGACTGTTCTCGAGTACGTGGATTGACGGTCGGCCTGAAAACGATGTTTGGAACTCTACCGAACCGAACCACAGTGGGGACTGCGGACTTATGGATCCAGGCCATCTCTTGTTCGACAGAGCGTGCGATAAAACATACTCTGCCATCTGCCAGAAGTGA
- the LOC113801941 gene encoding uncharacterized protein isoform X1, with protein MEAKNRPRCVLAMKVLAAVLIALLAFTQRVDGQFDGIIHNIAKSTLCENQYNGCEDSFECCVSLLRQRQRKALIDRVSKCAGDSGVGFGAVFGGGPTRQQKLETMTCMQRDQLANVVLNCVFRQRRRC; from the exons ATGGAG gCAAAGAATCGCCCTCGTTGTGTGCTCGCCATGAAGGTCTTGGCTGCCGTGCTCATCGCGCTGCTTGCGTTTACTCAGCGCGTGGACGGCCAGTTCGACGGAATCATTCACAACATTGCGA AAAGTACCCTTTGCGAGAACCAGTACAACGGCTGCGAAGACAGCTTTGAGTGCTGCGTCAGCCTCCTGAGGCAGCGGCAGCGAAAGGCCCTCATTGACAGGGTGTCCAAGTGCGCGGGAGACAGCGGTGTTGGGTTCGGCGCTGTGTTTG GAGGAGGACCCACGCGGCAGCAGAAGTTAGAGACGATGACGTGCATGCAACGGGACCAGCTG GCAAACGTCGTCTTAAACTGTGTTTTTAGACAGCGAAGACGCTGTTAG
- the LOC113801941 gene encoding uncharacterized protein isoform X2 encodes MKVLAAVLIALLAFTQRVDGQFDGIIHNIAKSTLCENQYNGCEDSFECCVSLLRQRQRKALIDRVSKCAGDSGVGFGAVFGGGPTRQQKLETMTCMQRDQLANVVLNCVFRQRRRC; translated from the exons ATGAAGGTCTTGGCTGCCGTGCTCATCGCGCTGCTTGCGTTTACTCAGCGCGTGGACGGCCAGTTCGACGGAATCATTCACAACATTGCGA AAAGTACCCTTTGCGAGAACCAGTACAACGGCTGCGAAGACAGCTTTGAGTGCTGCGTCAGCCTCCTGAGGCAGCGGCAGCGAAAGGCCCTCATTGACAGGGTGTCCAAGTGCGCGGGAGACAGCGGTGTTGGGTTCGGCGCTGTGTTTG GAGGAGGACCCACGCGGCAGCAGAAGTTAGAGACGATGACGTGCATGCAACGGGACCAGCTG GCAAACGTCGTCTTAAACTGTGTTTTTAGACAGCGAAGACGCTGTTAG